The following proteins are co-located in the Apium graveolens cultivar Ventura chromosome 5, ASM990537v1, whole genome shotgun sequence genome:
- the LOC141661354 gene encoding uncharacterized protein LOC141661354 — MYSYTSSSSPCAACKMLRRKCTEDCVFAPYFRADQPQKFSSVHKIFGASNVSKLLNELPVEQREAAVKSLVYEADARIRDPVYGCCGVISALQNKLEHLQRDLYIAKKELARYIGPSAMLPIIQGTENFLPRYQQEQAQAQAQAQAQAQAQAQAQAQAQAQAQAQAQAQAQAQMMSYNMQQSQMMPPYNMQRSQKLVPYRMQQSQMRPQDYIQQSQMRPNNVQQVQMMGGLQQTVANPNLLAMQQQQQYQQYMEAQQVAAAVAAVKEQEMLRSYEAQQAFAAKEQELLRNNDLEELEILREQEYYKNFMAQHIAKREQEVILRIYHEKQQAALAQQQIPPSDLLGYDITGQGQAATAKEQELLRNNKLEEVEIPRKQERYKNYMAQQIAARENELIFRTYGEKQHAALAQQQEPQSDLLGYDIMGQGQEATAKEQELLRNNELEEVEISRKQERYKNYMAQQIAAREDELIFRTYGEKQQALLSQQQGPQSDFLVGYDVTGQGQGHIPCGESRQMSVQAGMSPALAFGSSESPYQIQQHAQVDLHQHDHELQATSQLLLEEQELQALALALEQPLQLDPHQSLTLEQPLQLEPQQEEQQHKDGSEEEVGSSDPS, encoded by the coding sequence ATGTATTCATACACATCATCTAGTTCCCCATGTGCAGCCTGCAAGATGCTTCGTCGAAAATGTACGGAAGATTGTGTGTTTGCACCGTATTTTCGAGCTGACCAGCCTCAAAAATTTTCTAGTGTTCACAAAATTTTTGGTGCTAGTAATGTATCAAAACTACTCAATGAGTTGCCTGTGGAGCAACGTGAGGCCGCTGTTAAGTCTTTAGTGTACGAGGCTGATGCTCGTATTAGGGACCCTGTTTATGGCTGTTGTGGAGTAATCTCGGCCCTGCAGAATAAACTGGAGCATCTTCAGAGGGACTTGTATATTGCTAAGAAAGAACTCGCACGTTATATTGGGCCTTCTGCTATGTTACCTATAATCCAGGGTACGGAGAATTTCTTGCCCCGGTATCAACAGGAACAGGCTCAGGCTCAGGCTCAGGCTCAGGCTCAGGCTCAGGCTCAGGCTCAGGCTCAGGCTCAGGCTCAAGCTCAGGCTCAGGCTCAAGCTCAGGCTCAAGCTCAGGCTCAGATGATGTCTTACAATATGCAACAGTCTCAGATGATGCCGCCTTATAATATGCAACGGTCTCAGAAGTTGGTACCTTATCGTATGCAACAGAGTCAGATGAGGCCTCAAGATTATATACAACAGTCTCAGATGAGGCCTAATAATGTGCAGCAGGTTCAGATGATGGGGGGATTACAGCAAACTGTGGCTAACCCGAATCTGTTGGCGATGCAACAGCAGCAGCAGTATCAGCAATATATGGAGGCTCAGCAAGTAGCAGCAGCTGTGGCAGCAGTCAAAGAACAGGAAATGTTGAGGAGTTATGAGGCCCAACAGGCGTTTGCTGCTAAAGAACAGGAACTGTTGAGGAATAATGATCTAGAAGAGTTGGAGATTCTTAGAGAACAAGAATATTACAAGAATTTTATGGCACAACATATCGCTAAAAGAGAACAAGAAGTGATTTTGAGGATTTACCATGAGAAGCAACAGGCGGCATTGGCACAACAGCAAATACCTCCATCTGATCTTTTGGGATATGATATCACGGGCCAGGGCCAGGCAGCCACTGCAAAAGAACAGGAATTGTTAAGGAATAACAAACTAGAAGAGGTGGAGATTCCTAGAAAACAGGAGCGTTATAAGAATTATATGGCGCAACAGATTGCTGCTAGAGAAAATGAACTGATATTTAGGACTTATGGTGAGAAGCAACATGCAGCATTGGCGCAACAGCAAGAACCTCAGTCTGATCTTTTGGGATATGATATCATGGGCCAGGGCCAGGAAGCCACTGCTAAAGAACAGGAATTGTTAAGGAACAACGAACTAGAAGAGGTGGAGATTTCTAGAAAACAGGAGCGTTATAAGAATTATATGGCACAACAGATTGCTGCTAGAGAAGATGAACTGATATTTAGGACTTATGGTGAGAAGCAACAGGCGTTATTGTCGCAACAGCAAGGACCTCAATCTGATTTTCTGGTGGGATATGATGTCACAGGCCAGGGCCAGGGTCACATTCCCTGTGGTGAGTCGAGACAGATGAGTGTTCAAGCTGGTATGTCGCCTGCATTGGCATTTGGTTCATCGGAAAGCCCTTATCAGATTCAGCAACATGCACAAGTTGATCTTCACCAGCACGACCATGAACTTCAGGCCACATCCCAGCTTTTGCTCGAGGAACAGGAGCTGCAAGCTTTAGCTTTGGCGCTGGAGCAACCACTACAGTTGGATCCACATCA